A region of the Silene latifolia isolate original U9 population chromosome 9, ASM4854445v1, whole genome shotgun sequence genome:
AAAGCTTGTAATATTTATACTCCCTCGAGCCACTCCTATTCATAGTATTCTTCGGCTATCATTTGGGGACgactcgtaaaaaaaaaaaaaagtgaaaaattaTGATGTAGTATCCCATCCTAGCTAATCAGTGGAacaaatacaattaaattaaaaTCAAGTGTATGTTATGTTTGAAGTAAAATTACCCTTAATAATCTTAAATTGTCCATTTTACTCCAAAGTTTATATCACTATTCAGTTTGTAATGTGTTGGAAAAATAACAAGTTGTTTGCAAACTgacataaatatatatatatatatatatatatatatatatatatatatagggtaaATTATCAATAATTCCCTTTTAAAATacactttttaaaatttactcccttttaaaaaaaatttaaaaattacacccaaataatgcaaaaatttaaaaattgctcTCAAACCCCTATTTTTACATTTTTACGACAAAAATGCCCCTAAGGTTTTATTCTCATATAACGAATATGATGGTGGATTTTGGGTGGAGGATTGTGGTGGTTTACGGTGGAGTCCTTGGGTGGTAGAAAGGTGGGTAGAGTTGTAATAGAGGCCGATAAACATATGAGAAATAAAAAAATGAGgggcatttttgtcataaaaatgcaaaaatataggtTATGgtgcaatttttaaatttttgcaatattttgggtgtaatttttaaacttttttttaaaagggagtaaattttaaaaagtgtattttaaaagggagtttttgataatttactcatatatatatatatgatatatCCTCACTTTATACCAAATTGTGGATGATTTTCATGTGTAAATTGGTGACATAAAACTGTACCGTATTGGATTGTTGGTAGATTGAATGACGGGGATGACAAGAATTTGATAGTAGCACAAGCAGTTGAACCAGTGGTGGATCAGACATCTCCGGTGTGCACATTGTTTAGCATACGTATAGATAGCAACAAGAGAGCAACATTTTATCATGTTCAGTCTGGTCGGGTAGTAGGACACCCTCTTGTTGGTGGGATTCCTAGCAGGCTCATGAGCATAGATCCTACTGCCAGAACACAAGCTGTGTGTGATGTTGTTGATTACGATGCGTTGCCACTACTTGCCCTTTAACTTGCATTTTCGTGTGTGTGTTTTGATTCGGTTGTATGATTACAAACAATTGTAAGCTTTCGGGAGGAAGCAAACACTATCATCATTTCCCTTTTCTTGTATTTTCCTTTTCACTTGCGGTTTCGTGTGATGCAGTACTTTTCTAATAATATGGTTGTGATTTCATGTAGTTTCTCACACTTTTATTCCATTATTATTACTCTCGTGTTGGATGGATTCCAGTATTCCACTATTTCGCATCAAAGAAAACGAGATGACAAAACGGAAAGAACGTTGGGAAATAAGATAGGAGAGTATATATTAGTCCAATAAAAGGAGTTCAACTTATAAACACAGTGCAGTAAAGAAAAATCAGAAGTCTTTCACAACTTCCATCCATAAAAGCCACCGTcaactccgtcacctccatcgtCGTTGTCCACATTCGACCATCCCCACCACTACCAGTAAGGCATTCACCATCTCTGCGACCACCGACACCACCTTTAGTGTCCCTTCTGAGTCTAAATTTGCATGTGCCCAACTTTATCTCCTTACTGGCTTACTCCATTCAATTAATACAAAACAAAGACAAATGTCGAGATCAGAATTTGATCTGAAGCACCAGACAATAACATCAAGTTTATGATTCAAACTTTTCAATACTAATCGTTTCAACTTTATTTTCTATAACTTTGACTTTTTAATTAAAAACTTCATTCAATCTCCATATGTtgtttattcaaaaaaaaaaaaaaaaattaattctcCATATGTTGTATTTTTTCGCAGTAGACTTTTATTTTGACAAGCGAAATTTTTAACTTCGTAACTGACATTTTATTTGATAAATTTATAGAATTTTATGAAAGCTAATTATCTTGGATTATTAGTTTAGTGAGAGGGAGATTAATATTTGACAATATGGGGTACAGAgagtttttttatttctttttacaTTTTTCAAATAAATAAATCAAGAATAGAATTAAGAATTGGGCTTGtttattactccctctgtcccggtcatttgttgtccttttccatttttaggtgtctcggtcatttgttgtcctttctattttaagaatgaatttgatgagtaatttgatcctTCACACTCAATtcattccacttgtcatttagtaattgaccctctcccctttccttggtctttgtgccaaaaccaaaggacaacaaatgaccgggacggagggagtatgattGAGCTGGTCTTATATGGTAAGACCGTCTTTTCTAACAATTTGTGATATGAATTATAGTATTCGAGGAAGACAATTAGCAACACAATTTTCTTCATCACAGCGAATGCTTGCCCTATGTTGGAGGCGcggcaaaaaaaaattaatacctTTAGGGTGAAGCATGTGTTCATCACTCTGGATATGGCCGCAACCCTCAACGACATTTGGGCCTGAAGGATCCAGAATTGTACAAATCTTGAATACAAAATCATCAAGATGATTAATTAACCTAAACATCTCATAACCTTCAACAAAAAAACAATGATGACAATTATTGGTGGAGAATATAAAAGAGGAGagcaattgtaattgtaattgtattATTGATGATATGAATTGGTGAATAACGACAATACAAGAGACCCATTAGTTGTGATATTTTGTGTAATATTTTCTTTGATATTTACTGTATTAGATATATACTTTGCTTAGTTACATTGTATTATATCCTTTTCATATCTGGTATTTCTTGCATATTAATCTAGGTGGTATAATTAAGCTTTTTTTATATCTCTTCTACATGGTATAAGAGCAATAATTGATCCAACCCTATTTCTTCTTCCTCTCAAATTCAACCCCTGTTTTTTTCCTTTCTGTTTCAATGGTTGGCCAGGCTCAAATCTTGCCCAATCCTGCCAACCCAAAAACCCAATCTTTGTTGTCAACTTCGCCATCGTAATTAAATTATCACCCTCGATATACCGTGCTTGGTCTCGCCAAATATAAGATCTATTATTTGGCTATGACTTAATCAAATTCTTGAATGGTTCACATCCTTGTCCATCCAACACCATCAAGGATGACGACAAGACTGCCGACATTCCCAACCCGACGTATTTTACCTAGCTCCGTCAGGATAAGCTACTGAGTGGTGCTCTTCGAGGAACCATTTCCTCTAGCATCACGAATCTGCTTCTCGGTGCCACAACCTCTGCTGAAATCTGGACAACTTTGAAGTCCACTTATGCAAATCCGTCTCGAGGCCATATTCTCCAAATTAAGGATAGTCTCGAGTCGATTTCTAAGTCTAACTTATCTACTTATGATTATATGCAGACTATTCGTTCATGTGTTGATGAACTCGCTGGCTTTGGCAAAGCCATGGACAATGAAGATGTCGTTCACAAAGTACTCAATGAACTCGAATTTGAGACCTACCGTTCCCTTTTTGAGGCCGTTCGAAATCGCAATACTCCGATTTCTTTCGATGCCCTACATGAAAAGCTTCTCCAATTTGCCTCACCCTCAAACACACTACCCAAAACACGTCCTCATTCCACTCCCCCGCCTCTGCCCATGTAGCCTTCCACAACAACAAACCTCGCTACAACAAAAACAATCTCTCCCCATCCTCCAATGCCTCTGGCCTTCTCCCTCTCCCTGCCAACACCACTGCTGCTACTGCCTCGGCCTCTCTTGCCACTTCTTTCAAAGGGAAGTGTCAGTGGTGCCATGTCTCTAGCCATTACCTTGGCATATGCCCCATCTTTTAATCCCCTTTACCCGAACATTGTCGTCCCCCTACGCTCTAATCAGAATCATCGTTACCCACCTCGCGCTAACACGGCTGCCGTCACTCCATCTCCTCCCTCTGATTGGATCATCGACAGTGGCGCCACCCATCACATAACCCATGACTTCTATAACCTCGTCACGGTACGCCTCATTCTCTCCCTTGCACTCATTTGTGGTTTGTCCCTCAAGCAACTCGATATCAACAACGCATTTCTCCAAGATACGTTAACTGAAACCGTTTTCATGTCACAACCTCCTGGATTTGTTAATTTTTCTCTTCCTAATTATGTTTGCAAGCTCTCTAAAGCCATTTACGGTCTTAAACAAGCTCCCCGAGCTTGGTGTAATGAATTGAAAACCTATTTATTATCTTACGGTTTTATTCAGTCCCTCTTGGATCCCTCTTTGTTTCTTTATCACAAAAATTCTCAATCCATTTATCTCCTTGTCTACGTTGATGATATAATCGTTACTGGTCCTCAATCCCCTTCCCTTGATCATTTTTTGACTTCTTTTACCCATCGTTTCTCTCTTAAGGATTTGGAATTCCCGTCATATTTTCTTGGAGTAAAAGTCGCACCTACCACCTCTGGCCTCCGTCTTACTCAAACTAAATATATCTATGACCTACTCACTCGCACTAACATGCTTGACTGTAAGCCCACTACTACACCTATGACCTCGTATCCTCCTCTTACTTTAACGACTGGCCATTCTATACCCAACCCGTCTGACTATCGAGCCGTTATTGGTAGTCTTCAGTACCGTTCCCTTACTCGTCCTGACATTGCCTTTGCTGTTAATAAACTTGCTCAGTTCATGCATGATCCTCAAGAGTCCCATTGGTTGGCTTTGAAACGACTTCTTCGTTATCTTAAAGGCTCTCCCCAAGTTGGTATTCATTTACATCGTTACATTCTTTTTGTGATGAAGATTAGGCCGGTGATAAGGACGATTATGTCTCTATCACTGGATATATTGTTTACTTAGGCCGTAATCCGATCTCTTGGACTTTTAAGAAGCAACGTGCTCTAGCACTTTCCTATATCGAGGCCGCGTTCCGTGCCATTGTTGTTGCCACATCCGAGGTCTTACGGCTTTGGTGATTATTATCTTAACTCGCCTTTGATGTTGTCTCACCTCCGGTCATTTATTGTGACAACTTAGGGGCAACTCACTACGCGGCTAATCCCGTGTTCCATTCTCGTATGAAGCATGTCGCCCTAGCATTTCATTTTGTTCGTGAACAGGTTAATATGGGGCTCTTGCGTGTTGAGCATATCTCGGCTAATGATCAACTTGCTGATGCTCTCACAAAACCGCTTGCTCAACCTAGTCTATATCCTATCTTGCTTAAGATCGGTCTTTTCTTTGGAATGTCCGACTTGCGGGAGCGTGTTAAAGATAAATCGTGATATTATTAGTTGTGATATTTTGTATAATATTTTCCTTGATATTTACTGTATTAGATATATACTTTGCTTAGTTACATGGTATCATATCCTTTTCATATCTTGTATTTCTTGCATATTACTCTAGCTTATAATCTCTAGGTTGTATATATACCTTATGCTTTCATTCAATATAATTAAGCTTTTCTTATATCTCTTCTACATTCATGCGCACAATTAACCTAACACGTGTCTCTTCATTGGGATCAAGGGCGGATTGGTTTGGGGGGGGGTAAGAGCACATGCCCTCACGTGagggaagaaaaaaaaatcaaaaatctggaAAAAAGAAAGTACGACTGTCGATATAcacacaaacaaaacaaacagagAGGAACTTTGTACACAAATTAGAACAAAACCTAAATCTAATCCCAAATTCAACCACCATCGCACCACCTGTTGCCGTCGACTTACCACCTCACCGACGCCTCCTCCTCACCCGCCTCACTTACCACCTCCGGCCGTCCAAACTCCAGGATCCACGGTCTCCTGTCGCCTCACTCGCCTAGCCTAGGTATTTGTTCTTATTAGTTTGtttaattcgattaatttgttCTTGATTGTTTGATTAATTCTATTAATTTATTCTTATTGGTTTGATTAATTCGATTAATTGTTCCCcaaatttgattaatttgttcttattagtttgattaatttgttcccCAAAACCTAGATCCCAAATTTGTTCttattagtttgttaatttatttatctATTTGTGTAATTGTAGATTTATGTTAGTTTAGAttgattaattggttaattattttatttgtctCAAACCCTAATCACCCACTTAgcaattaatttttattttatttgtttgtaGATTGAATGATTGATGATGAAAAACAATACCTTAgcatttgatacggtcgtttctgtaccaaaaataaatacctaaatatactaacagaaGATAGTGATAAGtagagtcgatctccacagggagacaaGGTATGTATCTGAAAGTCCGTCTATTTAAGTCACagaatgagggttttgagtttggtTATATAAACTACTCAAGATtaaaagcaagagaaataaagcaagagcAATAAAGCGAGAAAATGATTGaaaagtgatcagataaaagaggtatgtcaggatttcggttcaccatggcagtctatcgactcagttgcaaatagcctagacaatctactgtgagaagggcaagagaaaggtcctttcggtccgctatacaccctagatttccactaacttagctttcgtcctcattagggtagtccactgttcatagcaggtctgttctccccaatctttcgatccaggggcgaatttaaccagattaatgttgattagaagcgtgcactcaactaaataggTGTTACagttattgttccgggtgtaattccgaagcaggattgtgaccacgtgagcttgtagaatgatgtcgttgctcgtctcttcctttcactctttcctgtaaagattaacaaactgaggactcggcttggggccaagcgtactcactccgacgctcaagtcagtaaacttagagagataagttgtatgttaacttggcaaagtatattgtagagagataagagagtttataccagattattggaTAATATTGTGATTTCGAGATATTGTGAGATcagtttctcaatgagagatgatgagtatttatagacttttaccttttgtcacgtagtggccaagtggccaagtggcgtagcaggtggaaagactgtcctaccctcggccgagggacccatggcaggccggcaggcctggttgactcaatgccgaggggactggatgtgagtacacggatgtgcctctcggccggctagttgccgagccgagacccaagtgacaggccggcaggctTCGTCGGCTAGGTTGTttttcctttgacttgttgtctttttgctttgaccttggtcaatgtattgactcggtcagcgggtgcagaatatgccccatcaatttgcccccagcgtagtctatgccgtggtatggactccgatgcgtgttgagcgtattctgcgcatgtcgaatttcttcctcggcttggtcctgttcagaccgtaccatatcccccctccacattgttgtgtaatggacatcgaatgtggaaaaggaaatggcgctggccgagaccaaggttgagagtgccgtgtgcttttgattgcccccggccggtgctaccaagcttggttgatcagctggccgtttgcaaatagataccaaggagcgtgtcaaagAAAATTGGTTACTGTTAtctcgattgacattccgtggctgcatgcttgacacgtggcctggtgttgattggtggacgcttcatgggctttgctctgattggtccactgaatgggctttgctctataaatagagcagtatgcccctcaTCTTAACCTGCAAACttctttttctcaaaaaatttcatctctctagttttcgaagcgtcttctctctaatttttgaagcgttactcggcgtaacactttctttcaaggtaaacaaacaaattcttccccaacttttatttgttaattaattgttgCCACCATGTCTTATGCTGATGCTCTGCCTAGTACCTCAactccggggggcgaaccgtcgcatcctgatgaacatgagccactggttgtcaccccgatagggttcagGGGCcgcaagtcgccttctcctgaaattgatgagaaatttttggaggattttgatgatgacgatgatgaaaagacccaatctgattccgagaggccgcattacttgtggcaagacgaagcctgctcgattaaacccgatcgtgtttggacg
Encoded here:
- the LOC141602419 gene encoding uncharacterized protein LOC141602419, producing the protein MSSYSNMAFKQTVGRIPYNYLTVQANGYLTFSAVGVVQPGTKFAIEHASGDMVHIRCCANNKYWGRLNDGDDKNLIVAQAVEPVVDQTSPVCTLFSIRIDSNKRATFYHVQSGRVVGHPLVGGIPSRLMSIDPTARTQAVCDVVDYDALPLLAL